Proteins encoded by one window of Dyella humicola:
- a CDS encoding mechanosensitive ion channel family protein has translation MHDFLTRLPFSAGAIDMLIHLATALLLLLVGLWLAARVANFARRAMRRAKVDETLSGFLRNLINGVLIALLIVMALQEIGVPSAPLLAALGAGGLAIGLALQGSLSNLAWGVLLIIFRPFRVGDFIHAGGIDGTVESVSLMHTLLVMPDNREAVVPNAKIGSDAIINFNRRGTRRFELKVGIGYKDDIGRAMDVVTELFAADARILQDPAPGIWTESLGENAVVLVLRAFTRSGDIWAAQTDLLRALKERFEAEGISFPSPQRVLTVVRGPVSGQAG, from the coding sequence ATGCACGATTTCCTGACGCGCCTGCCGTTTTCCGCAGGCGCGATCGACATGCTCATTCATCTGGCCACCGCGCTGCTGTTGTTGCTCGTGGGCCTGTGGCTGGCAGCACGCGTGGCGAACTTCGCCCGGCGCGCCATGCGGCGTGCCAAGGTGGACGAGACGCTCAGCGGCTTTCTGCGCAACCTGATCAACGGCGTGCTGATCGCCCTGTTGATCGTGATGGCCTTGCAGGAAATCGGCGTGCCCTCCGCACCGCTGCTGGCTGCCCTGGGTGCGGGAGGATTGGCCATTGGACTTGCGCTGCAAGGCTCGCTGAGCAATCTCGCCTGGGGCGTGTTGTTGATCATTTTTCGTCCATTTCGGGTGGGAGATTTCATCCATGCGGGAGGGATCGATGGCACCGTGGAGAGCGTCAGCCTGATGCACACGCTGCTGGTGATGCCGGACAACCGCGAGGCAGTGGTGCCGAATGCCAAGATCGGCTCCGACGCGATCATCAACTTCAATCGACGCGGCACGCGGCGCTTCGAACTGAAGGTGGGCATCGGCTACAAGGACGATATCGGCAGGGCGATGGACGTCGTGACCGAGCTGTTCGCCGCCGACGCGCGCATCCTGCAGGACCCCGCGCCCGGCATCTGGACCGAAAGCCTGGGTGAGAACGCCGTGGTACTGGTATTGCGCGCCTTCACCCGCAGCGGCGATATCTGGGCGGCGCAGACCGATTTGCTGCGTGCGCTGAAGGAGCGATTCGAGGCCGAGGGCATCAGCTTCCCGTCGCCCCAGCGCGTGCTGACGGTGGTGCGTGGGCCGGTGTCCGGGCAGGCCGGCTGA
- the aceF gene encoding dihydrolipoyllysine-residue acetyltransferase, with translation MADLKEARVPDIGSENVPVIEVLVKPGDRVAKEQGLVTLESDKATMEVPAPFAGIVKEMKLKVGDEASEGTLIAIIEVEAEGAATAPKQAAPAKAEAPAKAAPAAAPAATTAASGGVREVLVPDIGSTDVPVIEILVKVGDTIAKDQGLITLESDKATMEVPAPFAGVVKELKVKIGDELSEGSLIALVEAAGGAPVAAPAPQAAPAKVAAPQVEEKPAPIGGRSVLPGNAPEGDVPPSVRPPFDSGIIMPGDAPYASPAIRAFARELGVDVQQVKGSGRGGRIQREDVSAYVKHALASGARPASAPASAGGGLNLLPWPKIDFAKFGEIEEKPLSRIQKISGANLARNWAMIPHVTQHDDADITELEAFRKKLGEENKDLKITPLVFQIKAVVSALKKFPQFNASLDESGDKLILKKYFHIGIAVDTPDGLVVPVIRDCDKKSLLELAAELGEISKKARDKKLGPAEMSGGCFSISSLGGIGGTAFTPIVNAPEVAILGVSKAQTKPVWNGKEFAPRLILPLSLSYDHRVIDGALAARFAAFLATQLGDIRRLLL, from the coding sequence ATGGCCGACCTCAAAGAAGCACGCGTTCCCGATATCGGCAGCGAGAATGTGCCGGTGATCGAAGTGCTGGTGAAGCCCGGTGACCGGGTCGCCAAGGAGCAGGGCCTGGTCACGCTGGAGTCGGACAAGGCGACCATGGAAGTCCCGGCGCCGTTCGCTGGCATCGTGAAGGAAATGAAGCTCAAGGTCGGCGATGAAGCGTCCGAAGGCACCCTGATCGCCATCATCGAAGTCGAAGCCGAGGGCGCCGCCACGGCTCCGAAGCAGGCCGCACCAGCCAAGGCCGAAGCGCCCGCCAAGGCAGCTCCAGCCGCGGCACCTGCCGCCACAACTGCCGCGAGCGGCGGTGTGCGCGAAGTGCTCGTGCCCGATATCGGCAGCACCGATGTCCCCGTGATCGAAATCCTGGTCAAGGTGGGCGACACCATCGCCAAAGACCAGGGCCTGATCACGCTGGAATCGGACAAGGCGACCATGGAAGTCCCCGCGCCGTTCGCCGGCGTGGTCAAGGAACTCAAGGTCAAGATCGGTGATGAGTTGTCCGAAGGCAGCTTGATTGCCCTGGTCGAAGCCGCTGGTGGCGCGCCTGTTGCCGCACCGGCGCCGCAGGCGGCTCCCGCCAAGGTGGCTGCGCCCCAGGTCGAAGAAAAGCCCGCCCCGATCGGTGGCCGCAGCGTACTGCCGGGCAACGCCCCGGAAGGCGACGTGCCGCCCTCGGTACGCCCTCCGTTCGACTCGGGCATCATCATGCCGGGCGACGCCCCCTATGCCAGTCCCGCCATCCGCGCTTTCGCGCGCGAGTTGGGCGTGGATGTACAGCAGGTCAAGGGCAGCGGCCGCGGCGGCCGCATCCAGCGCGAGGATGTCAGCGCCTATGTGAAACACGCGCTGGCGTCGGGTGCGCGTCCGGCCAGTGCGCCGGCGTCGGCGGGCGGCGGGCTCAACCTGCTGCCGTGGCCGAAGATCGACTTCGCCAAGTTCGGCGAGATCGAAGAGAAGCCGCTGTCGCGCATCCAGAAGATTTCGGGCGCCAACCTGGCGCGCAACTGGGCGATGATTCCGCACGTCACCCAGCACGATGACGCCGACATTACCGAGCTGGAAGCGTTCCGCAAGAAGCTCGGTGAAGAGAACAAGGACCTCAAGATCACCCCGCTGGTATTCCAGATCAAGGCGGTGGTCTCGGCGCTGAAGAAATTCCCGCAGTTCAACGCCTCGCTCGACGAGAGCGGCGACAAGCTGATCCTCAAGAAGTACTTCCACATCGGCATTGCGGTGGACACGCCCGACGGGCTGGTCGTGCCGGTGATCCGCGACTGCGACAAGAAGAGCCTGCTCGAACTGGCCGCAGAGCTCGGCGAAATCTCCAAGAAGGCGCGCGACAAGAAGCTCGGCCCGGCCGAAATGTCCGGCGGCTGCTTCTCCATCTCCTCGCTCGGCGGTATCGGCGGCACGGCGTTCACGCCGATCGTCAACGCGCCGGAAGTGGCCATCCTCGGTGTTTCCAAGGCGCAGACCAAGCCGGTTTGGAATGGCAAGGAATTCGCGCCGCGCCTGATCCTGCCGCTGTCGCTCAGCTACGACCATCGCGTGATCGACGGCGCGCTTGCCGCGCGCTTCGCAGCCTTCCTTGCTACCCAGCTCGGCGACATCCGCCGCCTACTCCTGTGA
- the lpdA gene encoding dihydrolipoyl dehydrogenase, whose translation MASTIEIKVPDIGGHDNVPVIEVLVKVGDTVAKEQSLITLESDKATMEIPSSAAGVVKELRVKVGDELSEGAVIAVLEAADAAAVKPEAPKAAAPAAAAAAPVKAEPSKPAEPAPRGANASGLQADIECKLVVLGSGPGGYTAAFRAADLGVDTVLVERYATLGGVCLNVGCIPSKALLHAAAVIDEAEAMAAHGVSFGKPKLDLDKLRSFKNKVVAQLTGGLGSMAKQRKVRTVQGVGTFVSPHELEVETAEGKKLIRFENAIIAAGSQSVKLPAFPWDDERIVDSTGALELKDVPATMLVVGGGIIGLEMATVYAALGSEVTVVEFMDQLIPGADADLIKPLAKRLGGKLKGVHLKTKVVEAKATKKGIEVSYEGESIPATALFDRVLVSVGRSPNGGKIGADKAGVAVTERGFINVDKQMRTNVPHIFAIGDLVGQPMLAHKATHEARVAAEVVAGMKSYFDARVIPSVAFTDPEVAWVGVTEREAKEKGLKIGVGKFPWVASGRAIGIDRTEGFTKLLFDEETHRVVGGAIVGPHAGDLIAEITHAIEMGSEAADIGLTIHPHPTLSESVGMAAEVYEGTITDLYLPKKK comes from the coding sequence ATGGCAAGCACCATCGAAATCAAGGTTCCCGACATCGGCGGTCACGACAACGTGCCGGTGATCGAGGTGCTGGTGAAGGTCGGCGACACGGTCGCCAAGGAACAGAGCCTGATCACGCTCGAATCGGACAAGGCGACCATGGAGATTCCCTCCAGCGCCGCCGGCGTAGTGAAGGAGTTGCGGGTCAAGGTGGGCGACGAGTTGTCCGAAGGCGCGGTGATCGCCGTGCTGGAGGCAGCTGACGCCGCCGCGGTCAAGCCAGAAGCGCCGAAGGCGGCAGCGCCCGCAGCGGCAGCTGCTGCCCCGGTGAAGGCTGAGCCGTCCAAGCCTGCCGAGCCGGCGCCACGGGGCGCGAACGCTTCCGGCCTTCAGGCCGACATCGAGTGCAAACTGGTCGTGCTGGGCTCCGGCCCGGGCGGCTATACGGCGGCCTTCCGTGCCGCCGACCTGGGCGTCGACACGGTCCTGGTCGAGCGTTACGCCACGCTCGGTGGCGTTTGCCTCAACGTGGGCTGCATTCCGTCCAAGGCATTGCTGCATGCGGCTGCCGTCATCGACGAGGCCGAAGCAATGGCCGCGCACGGCGTCAGCTTCGGCAAGCCCAAGCTCGACCTCGACAAGCTGCGCAGCTTCAAGAACAAAGTGGTGGCCCAGCTCACCGGCGGCCTCGGCAGCATGGCCAAGCAGCGCAAGGTGCGCACCGTGCAAGGTGTTGGCACGTTTGTGTCGCCACACGAGCTGGAAGTGGAGACGGCCGAAGGCAAGAAGCTGATCCGTTTCGAGAACGCCATCATCGCCGCCGGCTCCCAGTCGGTGAAGCTGCCCGCGTTCCCGTGGGATGACGAGCGCATCGTCGATTCCACCGGTGCGCTCGAGCTGAAGGACGTGCCGGCCACGATGCTGGTCGTCGGCGGCGGCATCATCGGTCTGGAAATGGCCACCGTGTATGCCGCGCTCGGCAGTGAAGTGACGGTGGTCGAGTTCATGGACCAGCTGATCCCCGGCGCCGATGCCGACCTGATCAAGCCGCTGGCGAAGCGCCTCGGCGGCAAGCTCAAAGGCGTGCACCTCAAGACCAAGGTGGTCGAGGCCAAGGCCACCAAGAAGGGCATCGAAGTCAGCTATGAAGGCGAGAGCATTCCGGCGACCGCACTGTTCGACCGCGTGCTCGTCTCCGTCGGCCGCTCGCCGAATGGCGGCAAGATCGGCGCCGACAAGGCCGGCGTGGCCGTCACCGAGCGCGGTTTCATCAACGTCGACAAGCAGATGCGCACCAACGTGCCGCATATCTTCGCCATCGGTGATCTGGTTGGCCAGCCGATGTTGGCGCACAAGGCGACGCATGAAGCCCGCGTTGCGGCGGAAGTTGTCGCCGGCATGAAGAGTTACTTCGATGCGCGCGTGATTCCGTCCGTCGCTTTCACCGACCCGGAAGTGGCATGGGTTGGCGTGACCGAGCGCGAGGCGAAGGAGAAGGGTCTCAAGATCGGCGTGGGCAAGTTCCCCTGGGTGGCCAGCGGCCGCGCCATCGGCATCGACCGCACCGAAGGCTTCACCAAGCTGCTGTTCGACGAGGAGACCCATCGCGTGGTCGGTGGCGCCATTGTCGGCCCGCATGCCGGCGACCTGATCGCGGAGATCACGCATGCGATCGAGATGGGCAGCGAAGCGGCCGACATCGGCCTCACCATCCACCCGCATCCGACGCTGAGCGAATCGGTGGGCATGGCGGCCGAAGTCTACGAAGGCACCATCACTGATCTGTACCTGCCCAAGAAGAAGTGA
- a CDS encoding tetratricopeptide repeat-containing sulfotransferase family protein, with product MTGRPLPSSTDLAASMLAAYNGGDMAKVLALGEPAANAESDNETVLLLLGLAQQSSQRTEAAVATFRRLTLLKPQTFEYWNNLAIVARQAGDMDAAERASLSATGLAPQNADVHYNLGLLYAQQQRWVLARQALLDAVRLEPGFIEARLQAAHACHVCGDNSGEESMLAGAADWPPQPAEQAMILATMLATQGDQQAAFHVLTRAVLPDGPSALFVQWRMAALRAALYERSNQTERAQAELSQLPLALLDALPAEHHRLHCEAWHAHAAVAARRGDTTQAAELYQRVLALTDEADMRANAGFGLASALNKQGRHKEAWQAAQTAHATQLDIAKDIVPELLAEGSQPLTMANDRVSHLEHDRWAPLSAPRDSESPVFVIGFPRSGTTLLEQMIDAHPDFRSMDERAFVYELTERMTLVGQHYPADLAHLTQQNVDQLRSIYADRVRKVVPDLGHRRLVDKNPLNMLCLPMIARLFPEARIIMCLRHPCDVLLSCYMQPFRSPAFMVLCSSLERLAHGYVQAFEHWYRHVEVFAPRVLEWRYESVVSRFDEHVVRLGHFLGIDDAAPMARFADHARSKGYISTPSYAQVTQGIHAKAVNRWHAYREMFEPVLPILRPMIERLGYDD from the coding sequence ATGACGGGACGTCCATTGCCATCCTCTACTGATCTCGCTGCAAGCATGCTCGCCGCCTACAACGGCGGCGACATGGCCAAGGTGCTCGCCCTCGGCGAACCTGCTGCGAATGCTGAGTCCGACAACGAAACCGTGCTCTTGCTGCTGGGTCTTGCGCAGCAATCCAGCCAACGCACAGAAGCGGCCGTCGCGACCTTTCGCCGGCTCACGCTGCTCAAGCCGCAAACCTTCGAATACTGGAACAACCTCGCCATCGTGGCCCGGCAGGCAGGCGACATGGACGCGGCCGAACGCGCTTCGCTGAGTGCGACCGGCCTGGCACCGCAAAATGCGGACGTCCATTACAACCTCGGACTGCTCTATGCACAGCAACAACGCTGGGTACTGGCGCGCCAGGCCCTGCTCGACGCCGTGCGACTAGAGCCCGGCTTTATCGAGGCGCGGCTGCAGGCCGCGCATGCCTGTCACGTCTGCGGCGACAACAGCGGCGAAGAGTCCATGCTGGCCGGCGCGGCCGATTGGCCGCCGCAGCCCGCCGAACAGGCCATGATCCTGGCGACCATGCTGGCGACCCAGGGAGATCAGCAGGCCGCCTTTCACGTACTGACCCGCGCGGTGTTGCCCGACGGCCCGTCAGCACTGTTCGTGCAATGGAGGATGGCGGCGCTGCGCGCTGCTCTGTACGAGCGCAGTAACCAGACCGAACGCGCCCAGGCGGAGCTGTCACAACTTCCGCTGGCATTGCTCGACGCATTGCCGGCTGAACACCACCGCCTGCATTGCGAAGCCTGGCACGCGCACGCCGCGGTGGCGGCGCGCCGAGGTGACACAACGCAGGCCGCCGAGCTTTATCAGCGCGTTCTCGCCCTTACTGACGAGGCGGACATGCGCGCGAACGCGGGCTTTGGTCTCGCTTCCGCGCTGAACAAGCAAGGTCGCCACAAGGAAGCGTGGCAGGCTGCCCAAACCGCCCACGCGACACAGCTCGACATCGCCAAGGACATCGTCCCCGAGCTGCTCGCGGAAGGCAGCCAACCGCTGACCATGGCGAACGATCGGGTCAGCCATCTGGAGCACGATCGCTGGGCGCCGTTGTCCGCTCCGCGCGACAGCGAAAGCCCCGTGTTCGTGATCGGCTTCCCTCGTTCGGGCACGACCTTGCTGGAGCAGATGATCGATGCGCATCCGGATTTCCGCTCGATGGATGAGCGCGCGTTTGTCTATGAACTGACCGAGCGCATGACGCTCGTGGGGCAGCACTATCCTGCCGACCTCGCGCATCTCACGCAGCAGAACGTCGATCAGTTGCGCTCGATCTACGCAGACAGAGTGCGCAAGGTCGTTCCAGACCTGGGTCATCGTCGCCTCGTCGACAAGAATCCGCTCAACATGCTTTGCCTGCCGATGATCGCGCGCCTGTTTCCCGAAGCGCGCATCATCATGTGCTTGCGCCATCCCTGCGATGTGCTGCTGAGCTGCTACATGCAGCCGTTCCGCTCGCCCGCCTTCATGGTGCTTTGCTCGTCGCTGGAGCGCCTGGCGCATGGGTATGTGCAAGCCTTCGAACACTGGTATCGGCATGTCGAGGTATTTGCCCCGCGCGTGCTGGAGTGGCGCTACGAATCGGTGGTCAGCCGCTTTGATGAACACGTGGTCCGGCTTGGCCACTTCCTCGGGATCGACGATGCCGCGCCGATGGCGCGCTTCGCGGACCATGCGCGCAGCAAGGGTTACATCAGCACACCGAGCTACGCGCAAGTGACCCAGGGCATTCACGCCAAGGCCGTGAATCGCTGGCATGCCTATCGCGAAATGTTCGAACCCGTCCTGCCCATCTTGCGTCCGATGATCGAACGACTGGGCTACGACGACTAA